The Staphylococcus haemolyticus region TCAGTAATAAATTCAAATGTGTCACCAGGTTGTATTAAATCAATAACGACTTTATCTTCATCACATATAGATGCTACATGATTAATCGCCTTATGATTAGGCAAATCTGCTTTAATCACTTGTAGCTCACCTTCGTAACGTTGATTAAGCGAATTATCAACCGTGACGTCTCCCTTATAGCGATATTGATTGAAGTTATTGGTTGGAGGAATATTTACTTTAGTTAATCTAGAATACTTGGAGCGTATTACATTCTCAGGTGCATCCAAACGAGATGTATGTTGCTTGAAAATGAGTTGTTCATATGATTTATCAAAATATGATAGCCGAAGTTTGAAATGACGGTGATAAATCATCTGCTGTAATGCAACTGCTTCTGCATAGTTGATTGCAGTATCACCAATAAGAATATAATCCAAGTTATATTTTAATAGTGAATGTGCAGATTGAAGTAATGTCATGTGTCTATGTTGTTCAATGGTAGGAAGTCCTTTATACAATGGACCTCTTAATGTAGTTCCAGGAATAAAAGCCATAATTGAGGCATGTTCATCATATTTTCTAATGAGGTTATTTCGTTGTTCAAAAAGGTTTAAAGCTAAACCTGTATCAGGTCTGGGATAATAGTTATGACAAAAATAAACTTTAGATAATGATTTTTGATTATAAAGTGTATCCAAAATTTCAGTAGTGATAGTACTGGCATTTAGACAACACTGTAAATTATGATGAAACAAATCTGCAATTAAATCATAATTAAAATGATCATCAATTCTAATAACAAAGTCACCATTAGAAAATTGATCGAAAAAACGATAAACATTCTGATTCAGTAATGATGGATTTATATCAATAATGTAGGTTACCGATTTATCTTTTAGCAATTGGCATAATTCTCCCAAATATGTCAATTTAGTTTGATCGTTTTCCTCAGGTATTTGTAGTGATGTGAAAATAATGTCGTAACCGAGATCAACCATATTTAATATGTATGATTTGTTTAATGGTTGACCTAAATAGACTGAGAAACCTAGCATATGAATCCTCCTAATTACTGTAATCACTTACATTATAGCGTTTCACGTTTTTTATTACAATTTACATATATATTATATAATTTTTATAATTAATTGTTTAAGCGACTTGGATAATTAGCTGAATTGAAGGAGATAGCTGAGGCGTTTATTATGCTATTAAAAAAATAAAGGATAAGATATTGAAATTGCACATGTGATATACGAGGTTCACTTACTTATATTCATTTAACAAATAAATTAATGTTTGATGCAATTGGTCTTGACGTTGTTGTAAATCAACTAATATCGTCCCTTGATGGAATTCGTGTAGTGGTTTTAATGATAGATCATTTAGTAATTTATAAAAGAAGTGATCTGATTGCATCGAGAATTTAGACTTGGAGTTATTAGTACTGTTTTGAAGGGTTAACGGTAAACTGTCAGTAAAATTTTTAATGGATGTATTATACGCTTCTATTTCTCTATTTAAAAATCTATTGTCCATTAAATAGTAATACCTTATTTTTTCAACGTGAGTGAGTAAAATTATGAGTTGTTGACGCATTATTGTGTATGGAAGCATATTCAATGCAACTCCTTGAAGATATTAAATTGTAGAAGAGGTATGAATGAGGGGAACCAATCGAGAAAATTATTCAGTCGTCTCGATTGGATTTAAAAATTGGGTATAATTATCAATGGATATGTCATAAGTTTTAATGGTCTTCTCAAAGGAATAAGATATGTCATAAATATCAAGCACTGGTAATTCTCTTGTTCTTCCTAAACCGATTTCATAAATAATTGATAACCACTCGCCATTACGACATAGTAAACCAATGAATATGACATTCTCTGCAATAGTGTCTTGATTATCAATAAAGTCAATCAACATAACATTTCGTTCAGAACTATAAATTAAAATGTCTGCAAATAAATGGGGTAATGTTATTTGTTCAGTATCTTCAAACTTAATTAAGTTAGTCATTTGGTTTAGTGATTTACGAACACGAGTATTAGGAATATTGATAATCTGATTAATGATAGATTGAATCTCATTAGTATATGGTAATGTTGAATAGGATTGGCTTTCTATTAAGGTAAGATAAAGAGATAATAGCTGCTGTTCAGTAAAATTTAGCTTTATTTTATCTTCAGATTTTTGAATCTGATATCCACCATTTTTGCCTTTATGAGCATATATTTGAACACCTTGATTTTCTAAATCGACAATGTCACGACTAATTGTTCGAACAGAAACATTTAAGTGTTGCGCCAATTCAGATGCATTAATTGTATGACCT contains the following coding sequences:
- a CDS encoding MupG family TIM beta-alpha barrel fold protein, coding for MLGFSVYLGQPLNKSYILNMVDLGYDIIFTSLQIPEENDQTKLTYLGELCQLLKDKSVTYIIDINPSLLNQNVYRFFDQFSNGDFVIRIDDHFNYDLIADLFHHNLQCCLNASTITTEILDTLYNQKSLSKVYFCHNYYPRPDTGLALNLFEQRNNLIRKYDEHASIMAFIPGTTLRGPLYKGLPTIEQHRHMTLLQSAHSLLKYNLDYILIGDTAINYAEAVALQQMIYHRHFKLRLSYFDKSYEQLIFKQHTSRLDAPENVIRSKYSRLTKVNIPPTNNFNQYRYKGDVTVDNSLNQRYEGELQVIKADLPNHKAINHVASICDEDKVVIDLIQPGDTFEFITEKEKR
- a CDS encoding helix-turn-helix transcriptional regulator, whose product is MKKLDRQNQIISLIQQGHTINASELAQHLNVSVRTISRDIVDLENQGVQIYAHKGKNGGYQIQKSEDKIKLNFTEQQLLSLYLTLIESQSYSTLPYTNEIQSIINQIINIPNTRVRKSLNQMTNLIKFEDTEQITLPHLFADILIYSSERNVMLIDFIDNQDTIAENVIFIGLLCRNGEWLSIIYEIGLGRTRELPVLDIYDISYSFEKTIKTYDISIDNYTQFLNPIETTE